Proteins from one Scylla paramamosain isolate STU-SP2022 chromosome 3, ASM3559412v1, whole genome shotgun sequence genomic window:
- the LOC135093696 gene encoding migration and invasion enhancer 1-like isoform X1 has protein sequence MVKVTVEYCGGUGYRPRYEELARVIKAKVPQAEVTGFVGRSSSFEVTVNDTLIFSKLERKAFPDFDEIVDAVIAVEGGGSPKTIKRVQKSNCSIL, from the exons ATGGTGAAGGTGACGGTAGAGTATTG TGGGGGATGAGGGTACCGACCCCGCTATGAGGAGCTGGCCAGGGTCATCAAAGCCAAGGTTCCTCAGGCGGAGGTCACTGGCTTCGTTGGTCGCTCAA GCTCTTTTGAAGTTACCGTGAATGACACCCTCATCTTCTCCAAGCTTGAGCGTAAAGCTTTCCCTGACTTCGACGAGATTGTTGATGCTGTGATTGCTGTTGAAGGTGGTGGAAGTCCAAAAACCATTAAGAGGGTGCAAAAATCAAATTGCAGCATCTTATAA
- the LOC135093696 gene encoding selenoprotein W-like isoform X2, with translation MVKVTVEYCGGUGYRPRYEELARVIKAKVPQAEVTGFVGRSTSFEVCINDIEVHSKVRTMAFPDFDELAEITSDVDKGNPVRQVSKTESGGCQIM, from the exons ATGGTGAAGGTGACGGTAGAGTATTG TGGGGGATGAGGGTACCGACCCCGCTATGAGGAGCTGGCCAGGGTCATCAAAGCCAAGGTTCCTCAGGCGGAGGTCACTGGCTTCGTTGGTCGCTCAA CTTCTTTTGAAGTTTGTATAAACGACATAGAAGTCCACTCTAAGGTACGGACTATGGCCTTCCCTGACTTTGATGAGTTGGCTGAAATTACCAGTGATGTCGACAAAGGAAATCCCGTCCGGCAGGTTTCTAAGACTGAGTCTGGTGGCTGCCAAATCATGTAG